Genomic segment of Coffea arabica cultivar ET-39 chromosome 1e, Coffea Arabica ET-39 HiFi, whole genome shotgun sequence:
GCTCCATCCAAGGTATTTTTGAGTAACATTGCCACTGTCATTGGTCCAACACCTCCAGGAACAGGAGTTATCCATCCAGCCACTTTGCTTGCTTCCTTGAAATCAACATCTCCCACAAGCCTATAACCTGACTTCTTAGTTCGATCATCCACAGCATTTGTCCCCACATCGATAACAGCAGCACCGGATTTGATCCAGCTGCCTTGTATCTGAAAATCCAGATTATTAGGGACTTTAGTGAGCAAAATATCAGCATGTCCATCATCCTATGACAAGATGTAACTAAGCACGTGACATTCTATCAAGTAGAATTGACAATCCATTTACCCAAGAAATTTGAAGGAAGATACATAGCCACAAACTCTGCATTGATTAGGACCTAATCATCCCAGTATTTGAATGCTGGTTTTGTAATGTTCTATTTGTAGAAGAAACATATGGTGCAAATTCTCTACATTCAATTACCGGTCACCATCTCATACAGGGTTCTAAAGTCAAGACCATATATAAGGGGGTTCTTCTCAGATAAGATGTCAACCCCGAACATGCGTGTTCTTCACTATCAAATTGGACATAGGACAAAGGAAGTAGTGAAAAAGATGCTTCGTCACATATTACAACAATGATATTATATCACagggaaaaaagggaaaaagttgtaCAAAAAATTCTTGATACCATGTTCGCTTGTCCTGCTGCAGCAATAACAATGTCTGCCTCACGAATAATTTTTTCTGGTTCCTTGGTACGTGAATGCACTATAGTGACAGTGGCGTCTTCTTTGAGTAGTAGTAGGGAAACAGGTAATCCAACAATATTGCTTCGTCCTACCACAACTGCCTTCTTGCCCTTTATGCTAATGCCACTACGTGACAGAAGCTCAAGACAGCCCTGCTCAAGAAATAGAGCCTCTCAAAAATGTCCAAATAACGATGCAGTTCACCCATATAAGTATGTTGCATATTATGAAACAAATTATGAAAACTTCTACATCAAACCGTTTAAGTGCTCAAGACCGAAGTATAATTGCCTTAGGGGTGCAAGGAAGGAATAGAGGCTCTCTGCCTTTCATCGCAAGCTTGCCTATATTTAAAGGGTGAAAGCCATCCACATCTTTTTCCAAGCTAATTTCACCCAAAACTTTCTCTTCATTTACATGCTTTGGAAGTGGAAGCTGCACCAGTATACCTGCAACAATAGTGACAATCACAATCTCCAACTTGTctgtctgtctctctctctctcttttattattattactttttaaAGTTTACTTCCTTAGCATAGATTTGTGGAAAGCAATAATACACTGACAAGAAATCGCAAATCAAAGCTACGACAAGACGAAACACAAGTATATTGGATCTCTTAGTAACAAAATATTTATGAGCTCAATTAGCTTGGTGATGAAACCGAAAGCTGTAAAGGTAACAAGAAGAATAATCTGGTATATAACTAACCAACCATGAACATCTGGATTTGCATTCAGCTCATGGACCTTGCTGATTAATTCGGCTTCGGACACTTGCTCTGGAAGGCCGATGTCAAAGGACTTGATCCCAACCTCAGCACATGCCTTCCTCTTCATACTCACGTAGCTTTGAGAGTCTTTCCTATGTCCCACTAGGACCACGGCCAATCCTGGGACCTGTTTATCACCAAAATTCCACACAAAATCAGGCCGATTTATGCCCTTTTTGTTAAGCTCACCTCTATCTACCTATCCATATAAGATAATCGAATGACCAGATATTAACTTTGGAGGAAAATGTTAtcgtttcaactttcaagcaaGAAAATTTTGCTGAAATTCTTGCTGCCATTTTCTCAAACACTAcacagaagaaagaaagaaagaaagaaagaaagaaaaagcggCAAGTTCGGACCTTGCCGTACTTCTGGGACAGTTGACGGACTTCATCGGCGATTTCGGACCGTATAGTATGAGCTACTGCTTTGCCGTCGATGACGGTTGCCTTGTGATCCGACGACGATGCCATGCtccaaatcaaaattttcagGCTAGTCTTCCTGCCCACACAAATTTCAGTACTCCAGCTTGGGTTTGACTGGAGATTCCGTTCGCTTTAGGATTTTCAGTCGATAAACGGGCTTGGTTTTTCCAAGGACTTCGCCGAATATTTGCAGACTCAGGCCCGATCGTACATCAAGGCCAGGCCCATTTGTAGAATGTCAAGAACCCAATTTCAGGGGTCCAGGTTACTCATCTATAAGCAATTCGTGCGTCACCTAGAGCTTTTTCCATCCTCTCCTTCAATTTTCTAATTTCAACGAGCAATCTCTCAATTAATCTTCACTTTCGTTTAGTAGCGTATATGTTAAATCACCCCAAAGAAAATTTGGTTATGATCCACGAAAACTGCAGCAGCATCTCCGGTAAAATGAAAGAGGGTCGATCATTTATGACCGTGACATGGAGAATTTCAAAGTAATACTGCTAAAAAGAAATCACACTCGGCTAGCAAACAAAACAGGTAGTATTATCATTATACCGATCCAAGTTCTTTCTTATTGTTGTTCCCAAAATCCTGTGAAGTTGAGAAAGTACATAATAGGTGCAGTTGCATAATAGGTAGTTTTTCGTCATTCACTTTGTGGAACAGCAGACATGGATCAGCCTCAAGTGTGGCTCCAGGAACCCAAGAACATGATGATCCTGATGGAGTCTTCAACACCAGATCGCTTGTTTCGTCTTTCAAGCTCCATGGAAATGTAATTCCAGCCACCCTTTCCCTTGAGAGTTTGATTTCCAGGCATGGCCACCCTAGCGTCCGCATAAACTCTCCTTAGGGTCACCCCCCTGCGGATCACCTTTTTTGCTTCGTCATAATCCATCAAATGCTCCTGATGGTGATGATCGCCAGAGAACTGTTGAAGTTTCATCCTCGATCGACTTCTCTGGTTGCTTGTGATTTGTAAGATATGGTGAAGGGGACTAAGAGAACGCAATCACAAATTTATAGACAGGACAAGAGCATGACCCTTTTTCAGCAAATTGGTGGCCCGTATGCATACTTGCACGTATCCATATTCCATGCACATATGTATAGATTCCTAATTATGTACTTGACAAGGACCAGTTTCGCCGTGAAAGAGCTACATGCACATGAAAATAATAGTCACGCCGATGCTTATACAAGAAAAgacatcttcttcttctttttttcagaGATAAAGAATCTGGTTCCTGCAAAtgatccaaaagaaaaaaaggaaaggaatatAGGCACAAGAGCATCTTTCTTGGATCACATAAACTCAACAACCTTTTACAACTTAATttcaatttgacccaaaaattcaATTTTGTTAGAAACCCTCGGCGAAAGTcacatccatttttttttaaattttaatagaCTTGAAtacaggaaaaagaaaagataagcaTATAGTTCAAGAAGCACAGAAATCTACTCAATTAActgtc
This window contains:
- the LOC113734738 gene encoding bifunctional protein FolD 2-like, whose protein sequence is MASSSDHKATVIDGKAVAHTIRSEIADEVRQLSQKYGKVPGLAVVLVGHRKDSQSYVSMKRKACAEVGIKSFDIGLPEQVSEAELISKVHELNANPDVHGILVQLPLPKHVNEEKVLGEISLEKDVDGFHPLNIGKLAMKGREPLFLPCTPKGCLELLSRSGISIKGKKAVVVGRSNIVGLPVSLLLLKEDATVTIVHSRTKEPEKIIREADIVIAAAGQANMIQGSWIKSGAAVIDVGTNAVDDRTKKSGYRLVGDVDFKEASKVAGWITPVPGGVGPMTVAMLLKNTLDGAKRVIER